DNA from Fusarium verticillioides 7600 chromosome 4, whole genome shotgun sequence:
GCACATCATCCCACCAAAGCTTCCATCCAGCCCCCAGAGATTCCCATCCGTCCCCTTCACAAAAGCCATGAAATGATACCCTATGGGATCCTGGGCGTCAGGAGCTGCAGTATCACCTCTAGCTGCCGCCTTGCTGTGAGCATTTTCTATAACGACTGAGTTATACAGCAGGTCCGCGTGCTGAGTGGGGAGGGGCAGCTTGAGAGCTTCATCGAGGAGTTCTGCTAGTGGCGACGACGGCACGAGACGCTCGCGTAATGAGCCGTTGAGAAGGGCGTGGACGAGTGCTACCATGCCACAGGCGTTTCCGATTGTCTGGGGGAACCAAAGGACCGGCTGGTCCGTCGGGTAGAGGTCATCGAAGCCTTCCATAGAGTAGGTTTTCCGGTTTAGGAGGCGCTGGCGTTCTCTTGCCAGCGGCGACGTCTTCGGCCTCAACGGCGTGGTACGCGTTAGAAGgcgtgatgaagatgagagcgTGTGCTGGGCGCGGCACCATGGCCAGGAGCTCTGGTTCGTCGAGGGAGTAGACATCATGGAAGGCCAGCTTGGGATCCATGCCTAAGTCGTGGGCTAGGTTGGTGAAGACCTGAGGGTTGTTCTCAAGCGGGACAAAGAACTTTCTGCCCTCGGCGCTGTGGTAGACTGCCATTTTGACTCTGGTGCTGCTAACAGGAGAGTAACaggttgaggatggggaGTCGGGCTTCTTAAAAACGGATGATCCAAAAAGAGTACTTATGCCTGAGATTGTGTCTTTTGCTGGCTACCTTAAAGTGAGGGGTGCATGGTGTTTTGAATAtgagagttggagaaggcaGGCAACAAGAGCTGACGCCAAGCGCATAGGGCGCGATAGAGTTATGCTTACCAATTTTCTAATTGGCTGAgtatcatcaacatgttTGCAACCTCCATGTTTATTCCACAATTTGACATCATGACGTACTCTGAGAAGCGTTATCATTCGTCAATCGAATGCTGTATGTTGTGAGGTCGATTGGTTATTTACATTTGAGTTGTGGGACTGGGAACTTATTCTCATAACATTGAACCTCGCCAATTAGGAGCATGTAAGAATAAGAGCAACGGGATGGCTACAACAAACTATGGGATAACTGCCACGTAcaaggttaagctttaggctg
Protein-coding regions in this window:
- a CDS encoding hypothetical protein (At least one base has a quality score < 10), producing MMSTPSTNQSSWPWCRAQHTLSSSSRLLTRTTPLRPKTSPLARERQRLLNRKTYSMEGFDDLYPTDQPVLWFPQTIGNACGMVALVHALLNGSLRERLVPSSPLAELLDEALKLPLPTQHADLLYNSVVIENAHSKAAARGDTAAPDAQDPIGYHFMAFVKGTDGNLWGLDGSFGGMMCYGPVGEGEDMLSSKVLDIGVRRFIKAGEGSSEFSIIALSEGEE